In the Prochlorococcus sp. MIT 1307 genome, one interval contains:
- a CDS encoding type II secretion system protein gives MFLCNRQNQLIARLASKIDQRGFSSNEMVVVVASIGILATITIPLLTPIIEIAEVLIAEKYLLGAVKECQMGLINGEKYPIYTMPPQSIGLGFISTRKFQFLNNGADGECLSPSSGNILTAARAGTNQTFSIYDLNINVVTGEKNTVGEVPSWIDWWEGVYSPLIQENDPLLP, from the coding sequence GTGTTTCTATGTAATCGTCAGAACCAATTAATAGCAAGACTGGCTTCAAAAATAGACCAGAGAGGATTCTCATCAAATGAAATGGTTGTGGTTGTAGCAAGCATTGGAATTCTTGCTACGATCACTATTCCATTGTTGACACCTATAATTGAAATTGCTGAGGTGTTAATTGCAGAAAAATATTTACTTGGTGCCGTAAAGGAATGCCAAATGGGATTAATTAATGGTGAAAAATATCCTATATATACTATGCCCCCTCAGTCGATAGGCCTTGGCTTTATTAGTACTAGAAAGTTTCAGTTTCTCAATAATGGAGCTGATGGTGAATGCTTGAGTCCTTCTAGTGGAAATATTCTTACTGCTGCTAGAGCAGGCACGAACCAGACCTTTTCAATTTATGATCTAAATATTAATGTAGTAACAGGTGAAAAAAATACTGTAGGTGAAGTTCCTTCTTGGATTGACTGGTGGGAAGGAGTTTATTCACCATTAATTCAAGAGAATGACCCTTTATTGCCTTGA
- a CDS encoding DUF3303 domain-containing protein, whose translation MQHYLIVWEFPTVEGAWSSCPGFADYINSGAPGDKFDGFELKYRVCEPISGSGVAIAVATDIGKVWAHLGPWIKEYGIQFEVTAVVSDAEFAAMWPGVSAAASV comes from the coding sequence ATGCAGCACTATTTAATCGTTTGGGAGTTCCCGACAGTTGAAGGTGCGTGGTCTTCATGCCCAGGCTTCGCCGATTACATCAACTCTGGAGCGCCTGGAGACAAATTCGATGGCTTTGAGTTGAAGTATCGAGTTTGTGAACCTATTAGTGGCAGCGGTGTAGCAATAGCCGTGGCTACAGATATTGGCAAGGTTTGGGCTCATCTTGGACCTTGGATCAAAGAGTACGGCATCCAGTTTGAAGTTACAGCTGTGGTATCAGATGCCGAATTTGCTGCCATGTGGCCCGGGGTTTCTGCTGCGGCATCTGTGTAA
- a CDS encoding prepilin peptidase, with the protein MLSEQIILIKNTFSFLMGCCFGSFINVVIYRLPLGKSLIFPRSYCIECKYRIRWFENIPLLSWLFLRGMCRNCNKPISIIYPLVELTSGLLFLLNNYSFSSGLLSSSYFIINIFGWIFLSLLLVLSILDIKYFWLPDSICKIGILAGIFSKLIIGIIYEVSTTVLLTMVFESVAAAFLGYMIFQLISAIGLRIFQKPAMGKGDSKLAALIGSWLGFIGLGISTWLAFNLAGIFVVIGLVTRKLKRNQKIPFGTFLAFSAILVWHFGNDTFIKLISLAS; encoded by the coding sequence ATGCTTTCGGAGCAGATCATTCTTATAAAAAACACTTTTTCATTTTTAATGGGGTGTTGTTTTGGTAGTTTCATAAATGTGGTAATTTATCGCCTCCCTCTTGGAAAATCTCTAATATTTCCTAGAAGTTACTGCATAGAATGTAAATATAGAATTCGTTGGTTTGAGAATATCCCCTTACTTAGTTGGCTGTTTTTAAGAGGGATGTGCAGAAATTGTAATAAACCAATATCAATAATATATCCTTTGGTGGAATTAACCTCTGGCCTTTTATTTTTATTAAACAATTACTCTTTTTCTTCAGGCCTTTTGTCAAGCTCGTATTTTATTATAAATATATTTGGGTGGATATTTCTGTCATTACTTCTTGTATTATCTATTCTTGACATTAAATATTTTTGGCTGCCTGATTCTATTTGTAAAATTGGAATACTAGCTGGTATTTTTTCTAAACTGATAATAGGAATAATATATGAGGTTTCAACAACAGTTCTTTTGACAATGGTTTTTGAGTCAGTCGCTGCTGCATTTTTAGGTTATATGATTTTTCAATTAATTAGCGCTATTGGGTTGCGAATTTTTCAAAAACCTGCGATGGGAAAGGGAGATTCAAAGCTTGCCGCATTAATAGGCTCTTGGCTTGGGTTCATAGGACTTGGCATTAGTACATGGCTTGCATTTAACCTTGCAGGCATATTCGTAGTAATCGGGTTAGTTACTCGGAAACTTAAAAGAAATCAAAAAATTCCATTTGGAACCTTTCTTGCATTTTCTGCAATATTAGTATGGCACTTTGGAAATGACACTTTTATTAAACTGATATCACTAGCCTCTTAA
- a CDS encoding type II secretion system protein, translated as MRKQSLKQISNSFFSEKTEEEGFTYLEFIVVIMIFGAISSIAVPQFKPVLNKFKQKEASGIVDSMIKAAQSNYALYAGLPEDMGQLSKFVKIQKCNANYVETEGSSVCKGSTPVSVNKNDALFYSASGNYKVEMRKISTDDNKSIYQVKANPNGGEYASDGSAVLGCYNPIDGIAIVKEYSSKVDEKGAKPYITCEADSESGNGNGNGNGNGNGNGNGNGNGNGNGNGNGNGNGNGNGNGNGNGNGNGNGNGNGNGNGNGNGNGNGNGNGNGNGNGNGNGNGNGNGNGNGNGNGNGNGNGNGNGNGNGNGNGNGNGNGNGNGNGNGNGNGNGNGNGNGNGNGNGNGNGNGNGDDYKPKSLSAQTGVGKDVDQKTTPTSPQLEQTPFPAPSVLESDQELSVLESGQELSETAKDPVRSEPERLGPITGSDLEPSPIPPWIR; from the coding sequence GTGAGAAAACAATCTCTAAAACAAATAAGTAACTCCTTCTTTTCAGAAAAAACAGAAGAAGAAGGATTTACTTATTTGGAATTTATTGTTGTAATAATGATTTTTGGTGCCATTTCTTCGATAGCTGTCCCCCAATTTAAGCCTGTTCTTAATAAATTCAAGCAAAAGGAAGCATCTGGGATCGTTGATTCAATGATAAAAGCTGCTCAATCTAATTATGCCTTGTACGCAGGACTTCCAGAAGATATGGGGCAGCTTTCAAAATTTGTAAAAATCCAGAAATGTAACGCTAACTATGTTGAAACAGAAGGCAGTTCAGTTTGTAAAGGCTCAACTCCTGTTTCAGTTAATAAAAATGATGCCCTTTTTTATTCAGCATCAGGAAATTACAAAGTTGAAATGAGAAAGATTAGTACTGATGACAACAAGTCCATTTATCAAGTAAAAGCCAATCCAAATGGAGGGGAATATGCAAGTGATGGAAGTGCAGTCCTTGGTTGCTATAACCCTATTGATGGTATTGCTATTGTCAAAGAATATTCTTCCAAAGTCGATGAAAAAGGAGCTAAACCCTATATAACTTGTGAAGCTGATTCAGAATCCGGCAATGGCAACGGAAATGGCAATGGCAATGGCAACGGAAATGGCAACGGAAATGGCAACGGCAATGGCAATGGCAATGGCAATGGCAACGGAAATGGCAACGGCAATGGCAATGGCAACGGAAATGGCAATGGCAATGGCAACGGAAATGGCAATGGCAATGGCAACGGAAATGGCAATGGCAACGGAAATGGCAATGGCAACGGAAATGGCAATGGCAATGGCAATGGCAATGGCAACGGAAATGGCAACGGAAATGGCAACGGCAACGGAAATGGCAATGGAAATGGCAACGGCAACGGCAACGGCAATGGCAATGGCAATGGCAATGGCAATGGCAATGGCAATGGCAATGGCAATGGCAATGGAAACGGCAACGGCAACGGCAACGGAAATGGCAACGGCAACGGCAACGGCAACGGAAATGGCAACGGCAACGGCAACGGCAACGGGGATGACTACAAGCCGAAATCTCTCAGCGCCCAGACCGGAGTGGGCAAGGATGTTGACCAGAAAACGACACCCACTTCACCACAACTTGAACAAACTCCATTTCCAGCACCTTCAGTACTTGAATCAGATCAAGAACTTTCAGTACTTGAATCGGGTCAAGAACTTTCAGAGACTGCAAAAGATCCAGTTCGTTCAGAACCTGAAAGGCTGGGCCCAATAACTGGTTCAGACCTAGAGCCATCACCTATCCCTCCCTGGATTAGATGA
- a CDS encoding type IV pilus twitching motility protein PilT, whose amino-acid sequence MKLTGLMSELVKRNGSDLHLTGDSIPFFRIQGQILPASNTPLSSSELREQLENILGEQKLETFDKEKEFDCSYGLPGIARFRINIFLDRGKISCVMRALSTNIPSFSKIGLPDSVQQLLNRPRGLMLVTGPTGSGKTTTLASSIDWINTNHAHHILTIEDPIEFIYENKNCLVRQREVGEDTHSFSKALRSALREDPDIILVGEMRDLETISLAITAAETGHLVMGTLHTASASQTIDRIIDVFPTSQQMQVRVQLSSSLIGVISQTLCKTTDNRRSLAAEILVNNNAIANLIRESKSSQVYSQLQIGGKYGMQTLEQCLSQLVSKGVITTDEAVYKCNRPNVMKGLLDELNSSSNIDLNI is encoded by the coding sequence ATGAAACTTACAGGCCTAATGTCGGAATTAGTCAAAAGAAATGGCTCTGACCTTCACCTGACTGGAGACAGTATTCCATTCTTTCGAATCCAGGGCCAAATATTACCTGCATCTAACACTCCATTATCAAGTTCAGAATTAAGAGAGCAGCTCGAAAATATTCTTGGTGAGCAAAAACTAGAAACTTTTGATAAAGAAAAGGAATTTGATTGTAGTTATGGTCTCCCTGGGATAGCAAGGTTCAGAATCAATATCTTTTTAGACCGGGGTAAAATTTCATGCGTAATGAGAGCATTAAGTACAAATATACCTAGTTTTTCTAAAATAGGTCTACCCGATAGTGTTCAACAACTTTTGAATAGACCTAGAGGCTTGATGCTTGTTACTGGGCCCACAGGTTCTGGAAAGACTACAACTTTAGCCAGCTCTATTGACTGGATTAATACTAACCATGCTCATCATATCCTGACGATAGAAGATCCAATTGAATTTATCTATGAAAACAAAAATTGCTTAGTTAGGCAAAGGGAAGTAGGAGAGGATACTCATTCTTTTTCCAAAGCACTTCGTTCTGCATTACGTGAAGACCCGGATATTATTCTGGTAGGTGAAATGAGAGATTTAGAAACAATAAGTTTAGCCATAACAGCTGCTGAAACTGGTCATCTTGTTATGGGTACACTTCATACTGCTTCAGCTTCTCAAACAATAGATAGGATTATTGATGTATTTCCTACTTCTCAACAAATGCAAGTAAGGGTTCAGTTGTCATCTTCCTTGATAGGCGTAATATCACAAACACTTTGTAAAACCACAGATAATAGACGCTCTCTAGCCGCTGAAATCCTAGTTAATAATAATGCAATAGCTAATTTAATTCGTGAGTCAAAATCATCACAAGTATACTCACAACTTCAAATAGGAGGAAAGTATGGAATGCAAACCCTAGAGCAGTGTTTGTCTCAACTTGTATCCAAAGGAGTAATAACGACAGATGAAGCTGTATATAAATGTAATCGACCTAATGTTATGAAGGGTTTGCTAGACGAACTAAACTCTTCTAGCAATATTGACTTAAACATATAA
- a CDS encoding DUF1651 domain-containing protein, protein MYPEGWLIAPGGRSLLFFEKDPMNPIHEGYIGLWVVDGVGSKQFRYKKRTYAAKALDQWSHLSKLGWRVVEERDQAA, encoded by the coding sequence ATGTATCCAGAAGGCTGGTTAATTGCCCCAGGGGGTAGGAGTCTTTTGTTTTTTGAAAAAGATCCGATGAATCCGATACATGAAGGATATATAGGATTGTGGGTGGTCGATGGAGTTGGCTCCAAGCAATTTAGATATAAAAAAAGAACTTACGCAGCTAAAGCTTTAGATCAATGGAGTCATCTAAGCAAACTAGGTTGGAGAGTTGTTGAAGAGAGAGATCAAGCTGCATAA
- a CDS encoding type II secretion system F family protein — MEKARYKRKVVLNNSKQTSENENNTIQKKMKNVLPVKKKSIRKRQKSKIATLKTYVDLKIQERKEYLEGDMTALRARQDQLRRPNSMEGRRVKAPPTKDLAIATKQLSSMIRTGLPLLESLKIISETSEHTSIKYVFREIAIGISKGSTMTEMLDKYPEVFNEMYRALVSAGETAGLLPDTLDREAKLLESLSKIKGQIQSAMAYPVAIATLTVVVVFIMMIFVIPIFVDIYEESGATLPAITKILVDLSNQLKSTQFYFKAVPTGLALYLFYRYFSNKPYVMWWYDKALLQFPLTKDLVTKSCLANFSRTLSSLNSAGVPILESLSIAKRTVTNRVFMRIIDKMYKDIQTGNPIYRVLDQEQVIPIMFTSMFRIGEETGELSQMITKLAEFYEDEVSDSVKALTSIMEPLMIVFVAVFVGLILIAMYLPMFSMMQTVG, encoded by the coding sequence ATGGAAAAAGCTCGGTACAAAAGAAAAGTCGTTCTAAATAATTCCAAGCAGACGTCAGAAAATGAAAATAATACAATACAAAAGAAGATGAAAAATGTTCTACCTGTAAAAAAGAAGTCAATACGAAAGCGACAAAAAAGTAAGATCGCTACTTTAAAAACTTATGTAGACCTAAAGATTCAGGAAAGAAAGGAATACTTAGAAGGTGATATGACTGCGTTGCGAGCAAGACAAGATCAGTTAAGAAGGCCTAATTCAATGGAAGGTAGAAGGGTAAAAGCTCCCCCAACAAAAGATTTAGCTATAGCAACAAAGCAATTATCATCAATGATTCGAACTGGATTACCATTATTAGAGTCATTGAAAATTATTTCTGAGACATCAGAGCACACATCAATAAAATATGTATTTAGAGAAATAGCCATAGGGATAAGTAAAGGTTCAACAATGACTGAAATGCTAGATAAATATCCTGAAGTATTTAATGAAATGTATAGGGCCCTTGTTTCAGCAGGAGAAACTGCTGGATTATTGCCAGACACATTAGATCGCGAAGCTAAGTTATTAGAAAGTTTATCAAAAATAAAAGGACAAATACAAAGCGCAATGGCATATCCTGTCGCAATCGCAACACTTACAGTAGTAGTTGTATTTATAATGATGATTTTTGTAATACCGATATTTGTAGATATATATGAGGAGTCTGGAGCGACTTTACCAGCGATTACAAAAATACTAGTTGATCTTTCTAACCAGCTAAAGTCAACTCAATTTTATTTTAAAGCTGTTCCGACTGGATTAGCACTTTATCTTTTCTATAGATACTTTTCTAATAAGCCTTATGTAATGTGGTGGTATGACAAAGCCCTATTACAATTCCCACTAACTAAAGACCTAGTTACTAAGTCTTGCTTAGCAAATTTTTCGCGAACATTATCATCTCTAAATTCTGCTGGGGTCCCTATCCTAGAGTCATTAAGCATAGCTAAAAGGACCGTGACAAATAGAGTATTTATGCGAATTATAGATAAGATGTATAAAGATATTCAAACTGGCAATCCAATTTATAGGGTATTAGATCAAGAGCAAGTAATACCTATAATGTTTACCTCAATGTTCCGTATTGGAGAAGAAACAGGTGAGCTAAGTCAAATGATAACAAAACTAGCTGAATTTTATGAAGATGAAGTTTCAGACAGTGTTAAAGCTTTGACCTCGATAATGGAACCGTTGATGATCGTCTTTGTTGCTGTTTTTGTTGGCCTAATCTTAATAGCAATGTATTTACCAATGTTTAGCATGATGCAGACAGTTGGCTAA
- a CDS encoding DUF1330 domain-containing protein, translating into MDKKGAKGYWISTSTVINQELFAEYVEKVGPWLKEVGGKVFAKDTEPQGKEQTVGANLAVICEFPSMRRAVEAYESVEYQELSKIRKAATENATFTIMEGMDEATKLRRAMGK; encoded by the coding sequence ATGGACAAAAAAGGTGCAAAAGGTTATTGGATCTCAACCTCAACAGTTATTAATCAAGAACTCTTTGCTGAATACGTAGAAAAGGTAGGGCCTTGGCTAAAAGAAGTTGGGGGTAAAGTCTTCGCAAAAGACACTGAGCCACAAGGAAAAGAACAAACAGTAGGTGCAAACTTAGCTGTTATTTGTGAGTTCCCTTCCATGCGTAGAGCTGTTGAGGCTTATGAATCAGTGGAGTATCAAGAGCTAAGCAAAATCCGCAAAGCCGCTACAGAGAATGCAACCTTCACGATCATGGAAGGGATGGATGAAGCAACAAAACTAAGAAGAGCAATGGGCAAGTAA
- a CDS encoding type II secretion system protein, with amino-acid sequence MSQLNDESGFTLVELIVVVMMIGILSSIAIPQFMTAADKAKQKEATGIIAALVKAATAYQTEYGALPTNAEQISEYAKFQECTHASKLTLGGQVCKGTMPAQLPNTATSFVTSSGNYLVEFEINDVAGDTIFQARANPNGQAYASNGSAVIGCFNPVDSVSEIYEYTAKAADKGNGKPYRPC; translated from the coding sequence TTGAGCCAGCTAAACGACGAGAGTGGATTCACCCTTGTTGAGTTAATAGTTGTGGTAATGATGATTGGTATTCTTTCTTCTATAGCAATACCCCAATTCATGACTGCGGCTGATAAAGCCAAGCAGAAGGAAGCTACTGGGATTATTGCAGCACTAGTTAAAGCTGCCACGGCCTATCAAACAGAGTATGGGGCACTTCCAACAAATGCAGAGCAAATTTCAGAGTATGCAAAGTTCCAGGAATGTACGCATGCAAGTAAATTGACTCTAGGCGGTCAAGTTTGTAAGGGTACAATGCCTGCGCAACTTCCTAATACTGCAACCTCCTTCGTAACATCATCTGGAAATTACTTAGTTGAATTCGAAATTAATGATGTTGCTGGGGACACAATTTTTCAAGCAAGAGCTAACCCAAATGGTCAAGCTTATGCGAGCAATGGGAGCGCAGTAATCGGTTGTTTTAACCCAGTCGATTCAGTTTCAGAGATTTATGAATACACTGCTAAAGCTGCTGACAAAGGAAATGGTAAGCCATACCGGCCTTGCTAA
- a CDS encoding GspE/PulE family protein, translated as MSKFQLSENNKTKQKENIEDFLTPKLCEDAGIIAININHELIDLGAMNPDYIKVKQVIKRIKSEYQLKVNLKQITSHEWEKWFEDQQSRATESSQKVFNQNNTIKSEFNSLPEVNEGQYKNYYNKDSEEFNNPFVENTEVMQLEPDNQNSESLSNSFQSEDEDEDEDEDFSLDLIDEENDEALIKLATANIGEDPDIENDRFFGEELTESKDPVIAGVASILSKCFSLKGSDIHAEPLEDRLRIRYRIDGVLKEAFSFPKSHINPIVSRIKIMSRLDISEKRLPQDGRIRCLLRGRKSDFRVSTLPGKWGEKVVLRALESDSSVLNLSNLITEKEELNLIQEMAKSPYGIVIVVGPTGSGKSTTLYSMLSELNTPGVNISTVEDPVEYTLDGIHQVQVIREKGLDFSRALRSLMRQDPDIILVGETRDKETAQAAMEAALTGHMVFTTMHANDTATAITRLAEMEIPPYLIGSSIVGVVAQRLVRKVCVSCSTVRNLQHGKDDLALNLGIKQARFLKKNVASGKASKRCSICGGSGYKGRVGIYEVMKVNDLIRDLIMKQSNADEIRDNAFTKAGRSLLIYGMNLVKNQMTTIAEVERVCLLDEPSTEEQ; from the coding sequence ATGTCAAAATTTCAACTTAGCGAGAATAATAAGACTAAGCAGAAAGAAAATATTGAGGATTTTTTGACTCCCAAGTTATGCGAAGATGCAGGTATCATTGCAATTAACATTAATCATGAACTGATAGATTTAGGTGCGATGAATCCTGATTATATAAAAGTTAAGCAGGTCATTAAAAGAATCAAAAGTGAATACCAGTTAAAAGTTAATCTGAAGCAGATAACATCACATGAATGGGAAAAGTGGTTCGAAGATCAGCAATCTAGAGCCACAGAATCAAGCCAAAAGGTTTTTAATCAAAACAACACAATAAAGTCTGAATTCAACTCTCTTCCAGAAGTCAATGAAGGTCAATATAAGAATTATTATAATAAAGATTCAGAGGAGTTTAATAATCCATTTGTAGAAAATACCGAGGTTATGCAATTAGAGCCTGATAATCAAAATTCAGAATCACTCTCTAATAGCTTTCAATCAGAAGATGAAGATGAAGATGAAGATGAAGATTTTTCTCTAGATCTTATCGACGAAGAAAATGATGAGGCACTTATTAAACTCGCGACAGCAAATATAGGAGAGGATCCTGATATTGAAAATGATAGGTTTTTCGGAGAAGAACTAACAGAGTCAAAAGACCCTGTTATTGCAGGAGTGGCGTCAATCTTAAGTAAATGCTTTTCTTTAAAGGGTTCCGATATTCATGCTGAGCCACTAGAAGATCGATTACGTATTCGCTATAGAATTGATGGGGTTTTGAAAGAGGCTTTTTCTTTTCCTAAGTCTCATATAAATCCTATAGTTAGCAGAATAAAGATCATGAGTAGGCTTGACATATCTGAAAAACGTCTTCCACAAGATGGTCGAATACGTTGTTTGTTAAGGGGTAGAAAATCAGATTTTAGAGTTAGTACACTTCCTGGTAAATGGGGCGAGAAAGTTGTGCTAAGAGCATTAGAAAGTGATAGTTCAGTGCTCAATCTTTCTAATTTAATTACCGAAAAAGAAGAATTAAACCTTATACAGGAAATGGCAAAATCACCCTATGGAATTGTAATTGTGGTTGGCCCTACAGGCAGTGGTAAGTCTACTACACTCTATTCTATGTTAAGTGAATTAAATACGCCAGGTGTAAATATCAGTACTGTAGAAGACCCTGTTGAATATACTCTTGATGGCATTCATCAGGTTCAAGTAATTAGAGAAAAAGGTCTAGACTTTTCTAGAGCCTTAAGATCTCTTATGAGACAAGATCCTGACATTATATTAGTAGGTGAAACAAGAGATAAAGAGACTGCTCAAGCTGCAATGGAAGCAGCCTTAACTGGTCATATGGTATTCACAACAATGCATGCTAACGACACTGCTACTGCTATAACAAGGCTAGCAGAAATGGAAATCCCCCCGTATCTAATTGGATCTTCTATTGTTGGAGTTGTGGCACAAAGATTAGTGAGAAAAGTTTGTGTATCTTGTAGTACTGTCAGAAATCTACAGCATGGCAAGGATGACTTGGCCTTAAACCTGGGTATTAAGCAAGCACGTTTTCTTAAAAAGAATGTTGCTTCAGGTAAAGCAAGTAAAAGATGTTCTATTTGTGGTGGCAGTGGTTACAAAGGGCGTGTTGGCATTTATGAGGTAATGAAAGTTAATGATTTAATTCGCGATCTAATTATGAAACAGTCAAACGCTGATGAAATTAGGGACAATGCATTTACAAAGGCAGGCAGAAGTCTATTAATCTATGGAATGAATTTAGTCAAAAATCAAATGACTACCATTGCAGAAGTAGAGCGCGTCTGCTTGTTAGACGAACCTTCCACTGAAGAACAATGA
- a CDS encoding type II secretory pathway protein: MNKVDPSTEVNPETVSDKIERASNNNQKFSSNQNDDSEQYPIVNPNLLEIEGPDVTLVFKKTQAKEIFEYLAQIANYGFVWVRDNPTNKKDLESQRLITLTLNDVSYQRAFNALLLASGLQAKLYNNVLYIGPNVRNTVFPSRSTGVYQLNQISASSAADYLANLGASVTKTYTIKTSVTQGATQSQAVQGGSTSSTTTDQSETSVKVYGATIGPLVGLIATTDERLQTVTMVGEKTLIDLASVFLQRLDKRQKQVALSVRVLDVNLTDKDSFTNTWGTTFSRGSPFIIGKGGLIKSAIGTYTPEFAAPEKNPGQAYPRRNSFFGLLEASIEKGSTKVLASPTLLLSESSGTAGDGKEIGREFGNEGFVEVGDKVAVDATYADGACNFTYGLVGVKLGAKVLGIDQNQFITFTMSPVVSGISSSLTITGCGEVSILNTRRVDTGAVRIKDGETLVLTGVIQDTDIEKLYKYPLLGDMPILGPLFRSKNNEYKKRELIVLATPRILNDSGSNVNRYDFEFSDKESNKIIEELE, translated from the coding sequence GTGAATAAGGTAGATCCTTCTACCGAAGTAAATCCAGAAACTGTTTCAGATAAGATTGAGAGGGCTTCAAACAATAATCAGAAATTTTCCAGTAACCAAAATGATGATTCAGAACAATATCCAATTGTAAACCCTAATTTATTAGAAATTGAAGGGCCCGATGTTACCCTTGTCTTCAAAAAGACTCAAGCAAAGGAAATTTTCGAATATTTGGCACAAATTGCAAATTACGGATTTGTATGGGTAAGGGATAACCCAACAAATAAGAAAGATTTAGAAAGTCAACGCCTAATTACACTCACTCTTAATGATGTGAGCTATCAAAGGGCATTTAATGCCTTATTGCTTGCAAGCGGACTTCAAGCCAAATTATATAATAATGTACTTTATATAGGCCCTAATGTAAGGAATACAGTTTTTCCAAGCAGGAGTACTGGTGTTTACCAATTAAACCAAATAAGTGCTAGTTCAGCAGCTGATTATTTGGCAAATTTAGGAGCTAGTGTTACCAAAACATATACTATTAAGACGTCTGTAACACAAGGAGCAACACAATCCCAAGCAGTACAGGGAGGCTCGACTTCTTCTACCACCACTGACCAATCGGAGACATCTGTAAAAGTTTATGGTGCCACAATCGGCCCCTTGGTTGGATTAATTGCCACTACAGATGAACGACTGCAAACTGTCACCATGGTTGGAGAGAAGACTCTTATTGATTTGGCTTCAGTATTCTTGCAAAGGTTGGATAAGAGGCAAAAGCAAGTCGCACTGAGTGTAAGAGTGCTCGATGTCAACTTAACTGATAAGGACTCTTTTACTAATACCTGGGGAACTACTTTTTCAAGAGGATCACCATTCATCATTGGAAAAGGAGGCCTAATTAAATCTGCAATTGGGACTTATACTCCTGAATTTGCAGCCCCTGAAAAAAACCCAGGACAGGCTTATCCTAGAAGAAATAGTTTCTTTGGCTTGTTAGAAGCAAGCATAGAGAAAGGTTCGACAAAAGTTTTAGCTAGCCCAACATTACTTTTAAGTGAATCATCTGGTACCGCAGGAGATGGTAAGGAAATTGGTAGAGAATTCGGTAATGAAGGTTTTGTGGAGGTTGGAGACAAAGTAGCGGTCGATGCCACTTATGCTGATGGTGCTTGTAACTTTACTTATGGCCTTGTAGGAGTAAAACTTGGAGCAAAGGTGTTAGGTATTGATCAGAATCAGTTTATAACTTTTACAATGTCACCAGTAGTGAGTGGCATTTCCAGCAGTTTGACAATAACTGGATGTGGAGAGGTTTCCATATTAAATACGCGTCGAGTAGATACTGGAGCGGTCCGCATTAAAGATGGAGAAACTCTTGTATTAACAGGTGTAATACAAGACACTGATATAGAAAAACTTTATAAATACCCACTTTTAGGAGATATGCCTATACTTGGCCCGCTCTTTCGCTCAAAGAATAATGAATATAAAAAAAGAGAGTTAATTGTTTTAGCCACACCAAGAATTCTTAATGATAGTGGATCTAATGTGAATAGATATGATTTTGAGTTTAGTGATAAAGAATCTAATAAAATTATTGAAGAACTTGAGTAG
- a CDS encoding type II secretion system protein yields MKNPANKFRQGQNGFSLIELVIIVGMISTLSGFIVPSSLNWIRVEKVNSYTRQLREYFRIVRLDARRWGSSCFININQIAYNSVPNDKDYYGYSVTCTSQSDPNNSSKIGALIPPINNSIFQVVNKAFQVTPNGRISSDKSIVIVIGSKHHRTSPKILNCLVIKSPTGQIVKGKFNSNYWIKSNMAVSQVLDSDVLTPNNCSSS; encoded by the coding sequence ATGAAAAATCCTGCAAACAAATTTCGACAAGGTCAAAATGGATTTTCTCTTATTGAACTAGTTATAATAGTTGGTATGATTTCTACACTTTCAGGATTTATAGTACCAAGCTCATTGAACTGGATTAGGGTTGAAAAAGTTAATTCTTATACACGTCAACTTAGGGAATATTTTAGAATAGTCCGGCTTGATGCAAGAAGGTGGGGGTCTAGTTGTTTTATCAATATCAATCAAATTGCTTATAACTCTGTGCCTAATGACAAAGATTATTATGGCTATTCAGTTACTTGTACTTCTCAAAGTGATCCTAATAATTCATCTAAGATAGGAGCTCTTATACCACCAATAAATAATTCTATTTTTCAAGTCGTAAACAAGGCTTTCCAAGTTACACCTAATGGAAGGATAAGTTCAGATAAGTCAATTGTCATTGTAATAGGGTCCAAACACCATAGAACTAGTCCCAAAATATTGAATTGTCTTGTTATTAAATCACCAACAGGGCAAATAGTTAAAGGTAAATTCAACTCTAACTATTGGATAAAGTCAAATATGGCTGTAAGTCAAGTTTTAGATAGCGATGTACTAACCCCAAACAATTGTAGCTCTTCCTAA